The window GCAGGTTGGGAACACGCGCGCAGCCGGCCAAGCGCGGCGCCCGCCTAGCGCTGTTTCCCCGGCGCGTGTCCAGCCACGATTCAGTGACTATGAGCCTGGAAGTGAAACTTTCCTGGAACGAGCTTTATTTTCCCTGCCCCTTCGCAAACGCGATGGAGGCGAGATAACAATGGAGAGGAAAAAGGCGAAGGCTGTCTCCGAGCTCAGCACGCCAGCGCTCTGATTCACCGCGGAGCAGCCCGCACCTGCTGTAAGCGCCTCGGACTTTGCCTGGCCAGCCTATTGCTCCTACTTTCCCCGGGCGAGccgaaggaagaggaggagaggtggggctgCTGTGCAAACTGCTGTAAGAACTTGCGTGGCGGATACGGTGTCAATGACACGCTCGGGTTTCCAAAGGCGAGCGTGACTTTCCACTGCTAACTCTATGACTCTCAGAGATGACCCAGCCTTCCCCATCTCCAGCCCAGGGAAGTGGCTCCGCCGTAGGGCCCTGAGggaacccccccctccccaaacccgACCTCCCGTAGCATCTTATTTTGCAGacgttcccctcccccctctttcCAGTCTGTGACTTATGATCGGACAAGGCTTCCCGCACCCCTGCTCGTTTGCAGCCGCACTTTGACACCAGCCGCTGCCTCAGTGtgtggttgctttttttttttttaaatagggttttatttttaatgcagtaacCACGAGGATGCGTTTAAAGTGTGCCTGGTCGCTGCAGTGAGgtctgtgcaatttttttttcggggggggggggaagatatcgCGCATGCCAGTTGCAAATAAATCCAGATTCCCCCATATATTGACTgctttgtgattttattttttttttgaaatctctccctataaaatacaattttttctATAACTTCTAACCTGCATGCACCTCGATGGGCGGAAAGCGCCGCTGATTTTACCGGGATGATCGATGCTAACTTTGATAAAGAGGTGAAACTGACTGCTGGGGGAAGCAGACGAGCTGAGTGTCTCTAGACTCGAGACGATTTCTGCCTCTGATTTTACCCTATTTTAAAACACACGCCACCACGGTTCCCCCAGACAGCCAAGCACCAAAAtacccccgcccccgctcccgcTCCAGCTGGGCTATCAACAGGCAGCCAGGAGGGAAGAGGGGCGCCAGGTGTGCGGAACCGGGAGATGGATATTCTCCCCGCCCTGCTCGCCTTGCTGTGGTCCGGGGCAGGAGCCCTGATCAACCTGAAGTACTCGGTGGATGAGGAGCAGCGCGCCGGCACGGTGATCGCGAACATCGGCAAGGACGCCCGGGAGGCCGGCTTCGTGCTGGACCCCCGCCAGCCCGCCGCCTTCCGGGTGGTCTCCAACTCGGCCCCGCACCTGGTGGACATCAACCCGGGCTCGGGCTTGCTGGTGACCAAGCAGAAGATCGACCGGGACCTGCTGTGCCGCCAGAGCCCCAAGTGCGTGATCTCGCTGGAGGTGATGTCCAGCTCCATGGAGATCTGCGTGATCAAGCTGGAGATCAAGGACCTGAACGACAACGCGCCCAGCTTCCCCACCGACCAGATCGCGCTGGAGATCTCGGAGACGGCCAGCCCGGGCACGCGGGTGCCGCTGGAGAGCGCCTACGACCCGGACTCGGGCAGCTTCGGGGTGCAGAGCTACGAGCTCAGCCCCAACGACCTCTTCGGGCTGGAGACCAAGACGCGCGGCGACGGCTCCCGCTTCGCCGAGCTGGTGGTGGAGCGCAGCCTGGACCGCGAGACGCAGTCCCACTACAGCTACCTGCTCACGGCGCTGGACGGCGGCGACCCGCCCAACTTCGGCACGGTGGAGCTCAGCATCCGGGTCATCGACTCCAACGACAACAAGCCGCTCTTCGAGGAGCCGGCCTACGCCGTCAGCGTGGCCGAGAACGCGCCGCCCGGcacgcccctgctccgcctcaaCGCCTCCGACCCGGACGAGGGCACCAACGGGCAGGTGCTCTACTCCTTCCACAGCTACGTGGCCGAGCGGGCCCGCCAGCTCTTCCACCTGGACCCGCAGAGCGGCCTGCTCAGCGTCAGCGGCCCCGTGGACTACGAGGAGGGCCACAGCTACGAGCTGGACGTGCAGGCCAAGGACCTGGGGCCCAACTCCATCCCGGCCCACTGCAAGGTGACGGTCAGCGTGCAGGACGCCAACGACAACCCGCCCCTCATCAACCTGCTCTCCGTCAACAGCGAGCTGGTGGAGGTGAGCGAGAGCGCGCCGCCCGGCTACGTCATCGCCCTGGTGCGGGTCTCCGACCGCGACTCGGGGGCCAACGGGCGGGTGCAGTGCAAGCTGCTGGGCAGCGTGCCCTTCCGCCTGCAGGAGTACGAGAGCTTCTCCACCATCCTGGTGGATGGGCGGCTGGACCGGGAGCAGAGGGACCAGTACAACCTCACCATCCAGGCCCGGGACAACGGGGTGCCCTCCCTGCAGGCCACCAAGTCCTTCACCGTCAAGATCACCGACGAGAACGACAACCATCCCCACTTCTCCAAGCCCTACTACCAGGTCATCGTGCAGGAGAACAACACTCCTGGGGCCTACCTCCTGTCAGTCTCCGCCAGCGACCCTGACCTGGGCCTAAATGGCAGCGTCTCCTATCAGATCGTGCCCTCCCAAGTCCGGGACATGCCCGTCTTCACCTACGTCTCCATCAACCCCAACTCTGGGGACATCTATGCCTTGAGGTCCTTCAATCACGAGCAGACCAAGGCCTTCGAGTTCAAGGTCTTGGCCAAAGATGGGGGCAACCCGTCCCTGCAGAGCAATGCCACCATCAGAGTGATCGTCCTGGATGTCAACGACAACACCCCTGTGATAACTGCCCCACCTCTGGTCAATGGGACTGCAGAAGTGTACATTCCTAGGAACGCTGGGGTTGGTTACTTAGTGACAGTGATCAAGGCAGATGACTATGATGAGGGGGAGAATGGAAGACTAGCCTATGAAATGGCAGATGGGGATAGAGGGTTTTTTGAAATAGATCAGTTCAATGGAGAGATAAGGACCACCAGAGCATTCGGGGAGAATGCAAAGACTACTTATGAGCTGATTGTGGTGGCGCATGATCATGGAAAAACATCGCTCTCAGCTTCTGCCTTGATTTTGATATACCTATCTCCAGCTCTAGATGCCCAGGAATCCATAGGATCTGTTAACTTGTCACTGATTTTCATTATTGCCCTGGGTTCTATTGTCGCCATTCTT of the Dermochelys coriacea isolate rDerCor1 chromosome 9, rDerCor1.pri.v4, whole genome shotgun sequence genome contains:
- the PCDH19 gene encoding protocadherin-19 isoform X1; translation: MDILPALLALLWSGAGALINLKYSVDEEQRAGTVIANIGKDAREAGFVLDPRQPAAFRVVSNSAPHLVDINPGSGLLVTKQKIDRDLLCRQSPKCVISLEVMSSSMEICVIKLEIKDLNDNAPSFPTDQIALEISETASPGTRVPLESAYDPDSGSFGVQSYELSPNDLFGLETKTRGDGSRFAELVVERSLDRETQSHYSYLLTALDGGDPPNFGTVELSIRVIDSNDNKPLFEEPAYAVSVAENAPPGTPLLRLNASDPDEGTNGQVLYSFHSYVAERARQLFHLDPQSGLLSVSGPVDYEEGHSYELDVQAKDLGPNSIPAHCKVTVSVQDANDNPPLINLLSVNSELVEVSESAPPGYVIALVRVSDRDSGANGRVQCKLLGSVPFRLQEYESFSTILVDGRLDREQRDQYNLTIQARDNGVPSLQATKSFTVKITDENDNHPHFSKPYYQVIVQENNTPGAYLLSVSASDPDLGLNGSVSYQIVPSQVRDMPVFTYVSINPNSGDIYALRSFNHEQTKAFEFKVLAKDGGNPSLQSNATIRVIVLDVNDNTPVITAPPLVNGTAEVYIPRNAGVGYLVTVIKADDYDEGENGRLAYEMADGDRGFFEIDQFNGEIRTTRAFGENAKTTYELIVVAHDHGKTSLSASALILIYLSPALDAQESIGSVNLSLIFIIALGSIVAILFVTMIFVAVKCKRDNKEIRTYNCRIAEYSYGHQKKSSKKKKISKNDIRLVPRDVEETDKMNVVSCSSLTSSLNYFDYHQQTLPLGCRRSESTFLNVENQNTRNTGSNHVYHHTFTGQSPQQPDLIINGMPLPETENYSFDSNYVNSRAHLIKSSSTFKDLEGNSLKDSGHEESDQTDSEHDVQRGLYCDTAVNDVLNTSVTSMGSQMPEQDQTDGFHCREECRILGHSDRCWMPRNSVPSRAKSPEHGRNVMALSIEATTVDTESYEDCSTKRTFATFGKDGSEPLVDERIVSLKGKRTVDLPICSPKVNGAVREAGNGCEAVSPITSPLHLKSPLSSKPSVSYNIMHCPVNRDLEQFVNNGPSRPTEAEPRGADSENIMHEINPLLQECREKDSPGVKRLKDIVL
- the PCDH19 gene encoding protocadherin-19 isoform X3 yields the protein MDILPALLALLWSGAGALINLKYSVDEEQRAGTVIANIGKDAREAGFVLDPRQPAAFRVVSNSAPHLVDINPGSGLLVTKQKIDRDLLCRQSPKCVISLEVMSSSMEICVIKLEIKDLNDNAPSFPTDQIALEISETASPGTRVPLESAYDPDSGSFGVQSYELSPNDLFGLETKTRGDGSRFAELVVERSLDRETQSHYSYLLTALDGGDPPNFGTVELSIRVIDSNDNKPLFEEPAYAVSVAENAPPGTPLLRLNASDPDEGTNGQVLYSFHSYVAERARQLFHLDPQSGLLSVSGPVDYEEGHSYELDVQAKDLGPNSIPAHCKVTVSVQDANDNPPLINLLSVNSELVEVSESAPPGYVIALVRVSDRDSGANGRVQCKLLGSVPFRLQEYESFSTILVDGRLDREQRDQYNLTIQARDNGVPSLQATKSFTVKITDENDNHPHFSKPYYQVIVQENNTPGAYLLSVSASDPDLGLNGSVSYQIVPSQVRDMPVFTYVSINPNSGDIYALRSFNHEQTKAFEFKVLAKDGGNPSLQSNATIRVIVLDVNDNTPVITAPPLVNGTAEVYIPRNAGVGYLVTVIKADDYDEGENGRLAYEMADGDRGFFEIDQFNGEIRTTRAFGENAKTTYELIVVAHDHGKTSLSASALILIYLSPALDAQESIGSVNLSLIFIIALGSIVAILFVTMIFVAVKCKRDNKEIRTYNCRIAEYSYGHQKKSSKKKKISKNDIRLVPRDVEETDKMNVVSCSSLTSSLNYFDYHQQTLPLGCRRSESTFLNVENQNTRNTGSNHVYHHTFTGQSPQQPDLIINGMPLPETENYSFDSNYVNSRAHLIKSSSTFKDLEGNSLKDSGHEESDQTDSEHDVQRGLYCDTAVNDVLNTSVTSMGSQMPEQGKSVGSLVTQIDAGCPGTLSPVVQNPPSMEGMSWHCL
- the PCDH19 gene encoding protocadherin-19 isoform X2, which encodes MDILPALLALLWSGAGALINLKYSVDEEQRAGTVIANIGKDAREAGFVLDPRQPAAFRVVSNSAPHLVDINPGSGLLVTKQKIDRDLLCRQSPKCVISLEVMSSSMEICVIKLEIKDLNDNAPSFPTDQIALEISETASPGTRVPLESAYDPDSGSFGVQSYELSPNDLFGLETKTRGDGSRFAELVVERSLDRETQSHYSYLLTALDGGDPPNFGTVELSIRVIDSNDNKPLFEEPAYAVSVAENAPPGTPLLRLNASDPDEGTNGQVLYSFHSYVAERARQLFHLDPQSGLLSVSGPVDYEEGHSYELDVQAKDLGPNSIPAHCKVTVSVQDANDNPPLINLLSVNSELVEVSESAPPGYVIALVRVSDRDSGANGRVQCKLLGSVPFRLQEYESFSTILVDGRLDREQRDQYNLTIQARDNGVPSLQATKSFTVKITDENDNHPHFSKPYYQVIVQENNTPGAYLLSVSASDPDLGLNGSVSYQIVPSQVRDMPVFTYVSINPNSGDIYALRSFNHEQTKAFEFKVLAKDGGNPSLQSNATIRVIVLDVNDNTPVITAPPLVNGTAEVYIPRNAGVGYLVTVIKADDYDEGENGRLAYEMADGDRGFFEIDQFNGEIRTTRAFGENAKTTYELIVVAHDHGKTSLSASALILIYLSPALDAQESIGSVNLSLIFIIALGSIVAILFVTMIFVAVKCKRDNKEIRTYNCRIAEYSYGHQKKSSKKKKISKNDIRLVPRDVEETDKMNVVSCSSLTSSLNYFDYHQQTLPLGCRRSESTFLNVENQNTRNTGSNHVYHHTFTGQSPQQPDLIINGMPLPETENYSFDSNYVNSRAHLIKSSTFKDLEGNSLKDSGHEESDQTDSEHDVQRGLYCDTAVNDVLNTSVTSMGSQMPEQDQTDGFHCREECRILGHSDRCWMPRNSVPSRAKSPEHGRNVMALSIEATTVDTESYEDCSTKRTFATFGKDGSEPLVDERIVSLKGKRTVDLPICSPKVNGAVREAGNGCEAVSPITSPLHLKSPLSSKPSVSYNIMHCPVNRDLEQFVNNGPSRPTEAEPRGADSENIMHEINPLLQECREKDSPGVKRLKDIVL
- the PCDH19 gene encoding protocadherin-19 isoform X4, whose protein sequence is MDILPALLALLWSGAGALINLKYSVDEEQRAGTVIANIGKDAREAGFVLDPRQPAAFRVVSNSAPHLVDINPGSGLLVTKQKIDRDLLCRQSPKCVISLEVMSSSMEICVIKLEIKDLNDNAPSFPTDQIALEISETASPGTRVPLESAYDPDSGSFGVQSYELSPNDLFGLETKTRGDGSRFAELVVERSLDRETQSHYSYLLTALDGGDPPNFGTVELSIRVIDSNDNKPLFEEPAYAVSVAENAPPGTPLLRLNASDPDEGTNGQVLYSFHSYVAERARQLFHLDPQSGLLSVSGPVDYEEGHSYELDVQAKDLGPNSIPAHCKVTVSVQDANDNPPLINLLSVNSELVEVSESAPPGYVIALVRVSDRDSGANGRVQCKLLGSVPFRLQEYESFSTILVDGRLDREQRDQYNLTIQARDNGVPSLQATKSFTVKITDENDNHPHFSKPYYQVIVQENNTPGAYLLSVSASDPDLGLNGSVSYQIVPSQVRDMPVFTYVSINPNSGDIYALRSFNHEQTKAFEFKVLAKDGGNPSLQSNATIRVIVLDVNDNTPVITAPPLVNGTAEVYIPRNAGVGYLVTVIKADDYDEGENGRLAYEMADGDRGFFEIDQFNGEIRTTRAFGENAKTTYELIVVAHDHGKTSLSASALILIYLSPALDAQESIGSVNLSLIFIIALGSIVAILFVTMIFVAVKCKRDNKEIRTYNCRIAEYSYGHQKKSSKKKKISKNDIRLVPRDVEETDKMNVVSCSSLTSSLNYFDYHQQTLPLGCRRSESTFLNVENQNTRNTGSNHVYHHTFTGQSPQQPDLIINGMPLPETENYSFDSNYVNSRAHLIKRSN